A DNA window from Theobroma cacao cultivar B97-61/B2 chromosome 5, Criollo_cocoa_genome_V2, whole genome shotgun sequence contains the following coding sequences:
- the LOC108661979 gene encoding uncharacterized protein LOC108661979 → MSKNVADAYNLLEEMASNNYQWPSERSCSRKATGAYEIDALGNLIAQVAAQVAALSKKFDTLRVHAVQNSLIVCEMCGDGHSYDQCPYNFESVQCVGNFNRQQNNLYSNTYNLGWRNHPNFLWNNNAGPSNPKPIMPPGFQQQARPQIPKKKSQLEELLLQYMSKTDALIQSYRASLRNLETQVGQLANSINNRPQDALPNYDKAIVEKEVEVEKTDNGQAKNQGNSEANYPSPSFPQQLKKQKLDKQFEKFLNVFKKLHINIPFAEALENMPSYVKFLKDILTKKRKLEDFETVALTEKCSAIIQSKLPPTLKDPKSFSIPYTIGRFKFTKTLCDLSIGVSIIPLSIVEKLGLNEIQPTIVSLQLADRTIKYSVAIIKDVLVKVGHLYIPVDFIVLEMEEDLKIPLILGQPLLATASAIIDVREGKGEPISPPTIEQAPIFELKPPPSLVSHKQSPKEHPPPPSNCPFEIRQQDSIARLWAKLEKIYLVKSFSNKLQLRRKLYRLRMEENGNLMKHMNGFNRIIDQLKEIDVKVEDRKKGLLFLASFRILEYLIC, encoded by the exons ATGAGTAAGAATGTTGCAGATGCTtataatttgttggaagagatggcttcaaataattatcaatggcctTCAGAAAGGTCATGTTCGAGAAAAGCTACTGGAGCCTATGAAATTGATGCACTTGGCAACTTAATTGCTCAAGTAGCTGCGCAAGTGGCTGCACTGTCCAAGAAGTTTGACACACTAAGAGTTCATGCAGttcaaaattcattaataGTTTGTGAGATGTGTGGAGATGGCCATTCATATGATCAATGTCCATACAATTTTGAATCAGTCCAATGTGTGGGGAACTTCAATAGACAACAGAATAACCTATACTCTAATACTTATAATCTTGGTTGGAGAAACCACCCCAACTTTTTATGGAACAATAATGCAGGGCCTTCAAATCCAAAACCCATCATGCCACCTGGTTTTCAACAACAAGCTAGACCACAAATTCCTAAAAAGAAGTCCCAATTGGAAGAACTTCTCTTGCAATATATGTCCAAGACTGATGCCCTAATTCAAAGCTATAGAGCCTCTTTGAGAAACCTTGAGACCCAAGTGGGACAGCTTGCAAACTCTATTAACAATAGACCCCAAGATGCCTTACCAA ATTATGACAAGGCAATTGTTGAGAAAGAAGTTGAAGTGGAAAAGACAGATAATGGGcaagctaaaaatcaagggaATTCTGAAGCAAATTATCCTTCACCATCATTCCCACAACAGTTGAAAAAGCAAAAGCTTGATAAACAGTTTGAGAAATTCCTCAATGTCTTCAAGAAGCTCCACATAAACATCCCTTTTGCTGAAGCTTTGGAAAACATGCCAAGTTATGttaaattcttgaaagacatcttaactaagaagagaaaattggaAGATTTTGAAACAGTGGCACTTACTGAGAAGTGTAGCGCAATAATTCAGAGCAAGCTTCCACCAACACTTAAGGATCCAAAGAGTTTTTCTATCCCTTATACTATTGgtagatttaaatttactaaaaCTTTATGTGATTTGAGTATAGGTGTTTCAATCATTCCTTTGTCAATTGTTGAGAAACTTGGACTTAACGAGATACAACCTACCATAGTTTCTTTGCAATTAGCAGATAGAACAATCAAGTACTCTGTTGCGATTATTAAGGATGTATTAGTTAAAGTTGGACATCTCTACATTCCGGTGGACTTCATTGTgcttgagatggaagaagattTGAAAATTCCTTTAATCTTGGGACAACCATTATTAGCTACTGCAAGCGCAATCATTGATGTGAGGGAAG GCAAAGGTGAACCTATTTCTCCACCTACAATTGAGCAAGCACCAATCTTTGAGTTGAAGCCACCACCTTCTCTTGTGAGCCACAAGCAATCACCAAAGGAGCATCCCCCACCACCATCTAATTGTCCTTTCGAGATTAGACAACAA GATTCTATTGCAAGGTTGTGGGCAAAGTTGGAGAAGATTTATTTGGTGAAAAGTTTTTCCAATAAGTTGCAGCTTAGGCGAAAGTTGTATCGCTTAAGGATGGAGGAGAATGGAAACCTCATGAAGCATATGAATGGATTCAACAGGATCATTGATCAGTTGAAGGAGATTGATGTGAAGGTGGAGGACCGAAAAAAAGGACTATTATTTCTTGCATCTTTTCGAATTTTGGAATATCTTATTTGCTGA